From the Sulfuricurvum sp. genome, the window TTTTAGTAATGTATCGACTCTCTTTAGTATCCAACCGAACCGTTCGCAGGATTGATTTAGCGGAAAGTGTAGGGATGAGCGCGTCGGGAATTACACGACTTTTGAATCCAATGGAGAAATTAAAACTTGTCGAAAAAGAGCAAAATCCTCGTGATGCACGGGTGAGTTTTGTGAAATTATCCGATGTTGGATTTGATCTTTTAAATGATGCAATAAAAAGTGTTCAACATGCAACCGATAGTTTATTTAAATCACTTGATACAAACGATATTGAGTTGTTTTTAAAGTTGATAAATAAGATAAGATGAAAGTGAGGAATAAATGGGTGTTTATTTAAGATTAAACTTTTCTAACCGATTTTTTGCTACACTTTCACAATTATACAAAGGAGAGCAGATGACATATTATCGCACTATAGACAATACCCCTCTTGTCCGAGTTGCTCTCTTTTGGCTTCTGCCATAATACTTTCTTTTTAACCTCATTACTATTTATATCTAAATTCCTAAAAAGGTTTGTCAGTATGGCACAAATCAAAATTTATGGTTTAAAAAACCATATCGTTCCGATTCGGGAACATCTTTCCGATATCATCCATAATTGTGTAGTTGAAGCGTTATCGTTTCCGATAGATAAACGGGCGCATCGTTTTTTCCCGATGGAACGTGAAGATTGGTATGCTCCTGAGGGGCGTACAGAAGCTTACACGATAATAGAAATAACTATGATGTCAGGTCGTAGCGTAGAATCTCGAAAAAAATTGATTAAATTACTCTTTGCTAATATTGAAAATCAGCTTGGAGTATCTACTACCGACATTGAAATCTGTATTTTGGAAAGCCCACCT encodes:
- a CDS encoding MarR family transcriptional regulator, which gives rise to MSQNIELLLSISSMQNNILKTLDRHLSVHGISFSEFLVMYRLSLVSNRTVRRIDLAESVGMSASGITRLLNPMEKLKLVEKEQNPRDARVSFVKLSDVGFDLLNDAIKSVQHATDSLFKSLDTNDIELFLKLINKIR
- a CDS encoding tautomerase family protein → MAQIKIYGLKNHIVPIREHLSDIIHNCVVEALSFPIDKRAHRFFPMEREDWYAPEGRTEAYTIIEITMMSGRSVESRKKLIKLLFANIENQLGVSTTDIEICILESPPVNWGFRGQCGDEIKLNYKIEV